Proteins co-encoded in one Manis pentadactyla isolate mManPen7 chromosome 17, mManPen7.hap1, whole genome shotgun sequence genomic window:
- the PCDH8 gene encoding protocadherin-8 isoform X2 — MSPARRGGSPCLFPLQLFSLCWVLSVAQSKTVRYSTFEEDAPGTVIGTLAEDLHMKVSGDTSFRLMKQFNSSLLRVREGDGQLTVGDAGLDRERLCGQAPQCVLAFDVVSFSQEQFRLVHVEVEVRDVNDHAPRFPRTQIPVEVSEGAAVGTRIPLEVPVDEDVGANGLQSVRLAEPHSPFRVELQTRADGAQCADLVLLQELDRESQAAYNLELVAQDGGRPPRSATTALSVRVLDANDHSPAFPQGAVAEVELAEDAPVGSLLLDLDAADPDEGPNGEVVFAFGARTPQEARRLFRLDPRSGRLTLAGPVDYERQDTYELDVRAQDRGPGPRAATCKVIVRIRDVNDNAPDIAITPLAAPGAPAVSPFAAAAAASAVALGGADATSSTAPGTPEAGAISLVPEGATRESLVALVSTSDRDSGANGQVRCALYGHEHFRLQPAYAGSYLVVTAASLDRERIAEYNLTLVAEDRGAPPLRTVRPYTVRVSDENDNAPLFTRPVYEVSVRENNPPGAYLATVTARDPDLGRNGQVTYRLLEAEVGRAGGAVSTYVSVDPATGAIYALRSFDYETLRQLDVRIQASDGGSPQLSSSTLVQVRVLDQNDHTPVLVHPAPANGSLEVAVPGRTARDTAVARVQARDADEGANGELAFDLLQQEPREAFAIGRRTGEIVLTGDLSQEPPGRVFRALLVVTDGGRPPLSNTATVSFVVTAGGGRGLVAPANAGSPERSRPPGSRLAASGPTLQWDTPLIVIIVLAGSCTLLLAAIIAIATTCNRRKKEPYGASPGFGKEPAPPVSVWKGHSFNTISGREAEKFSGKDSGKGDSDFNDSDSDISGDPLKKDLISHMQSGLWACTAECKILGHSDRCWSPSCGGPNTHPSPHPPAQMSTFCKSTSLPRDPLRRDNYYQAQLPKTVGLQSVYEKVLHRDYDRTVTLLSPPRPGRLPDLQEIGVPLYQSPPGRYLSPKKEANENV, encoded by the exons ATGAGTCCAGCGAGGCGTGGGGGCAGCCCCTGCCTTTTCCCCTTGCAGCTCTTCAGCCTCTGCTGGGTGCTCTCAGTGGCCCAAAGCAAGACAGTGCGGTACAGCACCTTCGAGGAGGACGCCCCTGGCACCGTCATTGGGACCCTAGCTGAAGACCTGCATATGAAAGTATCTGGAGACACAAGCTTCCGCCTGATGAAGCAGTTCAACAGCTCGTTGCTCCGGGTGCGCGAGGGCGATGGGCAGCTGACCGTCGGGGACGCGGGCCTGGACCGCGAGAGGCTGTGCGGCCAGGCCCCGCAGTGCGTGCTGGCCTTCGACGTGGTCAGTTTCTCGCAGGAACAGTTCCGACTGGTGCACGTGGAGGTGGAAGTGAGGGACGTCAACGATCACGCGCCGCGCTTCCCCCGGACCCAGATCCCCGTGGAGGTGTCCGAGGGCGCGGCAGTGGGCACGCGCATCCCTCTGGAGGTGCCGGTGGACGAGGACGTGGGCGCCAACGGGCTGCAGAGCGTGCGGTTGGCCGAGCCACACAGCCCCTTCCGAGTGGAACTGCAGACCCGCGCTGACGGCGCCCAGTGCGCCGACCTGGTGCTGCTGCAGGAACTGGACCGCGAGAGTCAGGCCGCCTACAACCTGGAGCTGGTAGCCCAGGACGGCGGCCGCCCGCCGCGCTCCGCCACGACCGCCCTCAGCGTGCGTGTGCTGGACGCCAATGACCACAGCCCGGCCTTCCCGCAGGGCGCGGTGGCCGAGGTGGAGCTGGCGGAGGACGCGCCCGTGGGCTCGCTGCTGCTCGACCTGGACGCGGCGGACCCCGACGAGGGTCCCAACGGCGAAGTGGTGTTCGCTTTCGGAGCCCGCACCCCCCAGGAGGCGCGCCGCCTCTTCCGCCTGGACCCGCGGTCTGGACGCCTCACCCTGGCCGGACCCGTGGACTACGAGCGCCAGGACACCTATGAGCTGGACGTGCGGGCGCAGGACCGCGGCCCCGGGCCCCGCGCCGCCACCTGCAAGGTCATCGTGCGCATCCGCGACGTCAATGACAACGCCCCGGACATCGCCATCACCCCGCTGGCCGCCCCTGGCGCACCTGCTGTCTCGCCGTTTGCAGCCGCCGCCGCGGCCTCTGCCGTTGCTCTTGGAGGAGCAGACGCGACCTCGTCGACCGCACCAGGGACGCCAGAGGCCGGCGCCATCTCTCTGGTGCCAGAGGGGGCAACGCGCGAGAGTCTGGTGGCTCTGGTCAGCACCTCGGACAGGGACTCGGGCGCCAACGGGCAGGTGCGCTGCGCCCTCTACGGGCACGAACACTTCCGGCTGCAGCCGGCCTACGCGGGCAGTTACCTGGTGGTGACCGCCGCATCCCTGGACCGCGAGCGCATCGCTGAGTACAACCTGACCCTGGTGGCTGAGGACCGCGGCGCACCCCCGCTGCGCACCGTGCGGCCCTACACCGTGCGCGTGAGCGACGAAAACGACAACGCGCCGCTCTTCACGCGCCCGGTCTACGAGGTGTCAGTGCGTGAGAACAACCCTCCCGGTGCCTACTTGGCCACCGTGACCGCCCGGGATCCGGACTTAGGTCGCAACGGCCAGGTCACCTACCGGCTGCTGGAGGCTGAGGTGGGCCGCGCCGGAGGTGCCGTGTCCACCTACGTCTCGGTGGACCCGGCAACCGGAGCTATCTACGCGCTGCGCAGCTTCGACTATGAGACGCTGCGCCAGCTCGACGTGCGCATCCAGGCGAGTGACGGCGGCTCCCCTCAGCTCTCCAGCAGCACCCTGGTGCAAGTGCGGGTGCTAGACCAGAACGACCACACACCGGTCCTGGTGCACCCGGCACCGGCCAACGGCTCCCTGGAAGTGGCGGTTCCCGGGCGCACGGCGAGGGACACGGCGGTGGCGCGCGTGCAGGCCCGGGATGCAGACGAGGGAGCCAATGGGGAGCTGGCATTCGACCTGCTGCAGCAGGAGCCGCGAGAGGCCTTCGCTATCGGCCGCCGCACGGGGGAGATCGTGCTCACCGGCGACCTCTCGCAGGAGCCACCAGGTCGCGTGTTCCGGGCGCTGCTGGTCGTAACCGACGGCGGCCGTCCGCCGCTCTCCAATACCGCCACCGTCAGCTTTGTGGTGACAGCAGGCGGCGGGCGCGGGCTTGTGGCGCCCGCCAATGCCGGGAGCCCGGAGCGCTCTCGCCCGCCCGGCTCGCGGCTCGCGGCATCGGGGCCGACGCTACAGTGGGACACTCCGCTGATCGTCATCATCGTGCTGGCTGGGAGCTGCACGCTGCTGCTGGCCGCCATCATCGCCATCGCCACCACCTGCAACCGCCGCAAGAAGGAG CCCTACGGTGCGTCTCCGGGCTTCGGAAAGGAGCCGGCGCCCCCTGTGTCGGTCTGGAAAGGACACTCTTTCAACACCATCTCCGGGCGAGAAGCCGAGAAATTCAGTGGCAAAGACAGTGGTAAAGGGGACAGTGATTTCAACGACAGCGATTCTGACATCAGCGGGGACCCTCTGAAGAAGGATCTCATCAGCCACATGCAGAGTG GACTGTGGGCGTGCACTGCTGAGTGTAAGATTCTGGGTCACTCTGACCGCTGCTGGAGCCCGTCGTGCGGAGGGCCCAACACGCATCCCTCTCCTCACCCACCAGCGCAGATGTCAACCTTCTGTAAGAGCACGTCCCTGCCTCGGGATCCTCTGCGCAGGGACAATTATTACCAGGCCCAGTTGCCGAAGACAGTGGGGTTGCAGAGCGTCTATGAGAAAGTGCTACACAGAGACTATGACAGGACAGTCACTCTGCTCTCCCCTCCTCGCCCAGGGAGGCTCCCTGACTTGCAGGAGATTGGGGTACCCCTCTATCAGTCCCCCCCTGGCAGGTATTTGTCCCCAAAGAAGGAAGCCAATGAAAATGTGTAA
- the PCDH8 gene encoding protocadherin-8 isoform X1, with translation MSPARRGGSPCLFPLQLFSLCWVLSVAQSKTVRYSTFEEDAPGTVIGTLAEDLHMKVSGDTSFRLMKQFNSSLLRVREGDGQLTVGDAGLDRERLCGQAPQCVLAFDVVSFSQEQFRLVHVEVEVRDVNDHAPRFPRTQIPVEVSEGAAVGTRIPLEVPVDEDVGANGLQSVRLAEPHSPFRVELQTRADGAQCADLVLLQELDRESQAAYNLELVAQDGGRPPRSATTALSVRVLDANDHSPAFPQGAVAEVELAEDAPVGSLLLDLDAADPDEGPNGEVVFAFGARTPQEARRLFRLDPRSGRLTLAGPVDYERQDTYELDVRAQDRGPGPRAATCKVIVRIRDVNDNAPDIAITPLAAPGAPAVSPFAAAAAASAVALGGADATSSTAPGTPEAGAISLVPEGATRESLVALVSTSDRDSGANGQVRCALYGHEHFRLQPAYAGSYLVVTAASLDRERIAEYNLTLVAEDRGAPPLRTVRPYTVRVSDENDNAPLFTRPVYEVSVRENNPPGAYLATVTARDPDLGRNGQVTYRLLEAEVGRAGGAVSTYVSVDPATGAIYALRSFDYETLRQLDVRIQASDGGSPQLSSSTLVQVRVLDQNDHTPVLVHPAPANGSLEVAVPGRTARDTAVARVQARDADEGANGELAFDLLQQEPREAFAIGRRTGEIVLTGDLSQEPPGRVFRALLVVTDGGRPPLSNTATVSFVVTAGGGRGLVAPANAGSPERSRPPGSRLAASGPTLQWDTPLIVIIVLAGSCTLLLAAIIAIATTCNRRKKEVRKGGTLREERPGAAGGGASAPGSPEEAARGAGPRPNMFDVLTFPGSGKAPFGSPAADPPPPAVAAAEVPGSEGGSATGESSCHFEGQQRLRGAHAEPYGASPGFGKEPAPPVSVWKGHSFNTISGREAEKFSGKDSGKGDSDFNDSDSDISGDPLKKDLISHMQSGLWACTAECKILGHSDRCWSPSCGGPNTHPSPHPPAQMSTFCKSTSLPRDPLRRDNYYQAQLPKTVGLQSVYEKVLHRDYDRTVTLLSPPRPGRLPDLQEIGVPLYQSPPGRYLSPKKEANENV, from the exons ATGAGTCCAGCGAGGCGTGGGGGCAGCCCCTGCCTTTTCCCCTTGCAGCTCTTCAGCCTCTGCTGGGTGCTCTCAGTGGCCCAAAGCAAGACAGTGCGGTACAGCACCTTCGAGGAGGACGCCCCTGGCACCGTCATTGGGACCCTAGCTGAAGACCTGCATATGAAAGTATCTGGAGACACAAGCTTCCGCCTGATGAAGCAGTTCAACAGCTCGTTGCTCCGGGTGCGCGAGGGCGATGGGCAGCTGACCGTCGGGGACGCGGGCCTGGACCGCGAGAGGCTGTGCGGCCAGGCCCCGCAGTGCGTGCTGGCCTTCGACGTGGTCAGTTTCTCGCAGGAACAGTTCCGACTGGTGCACGTGGAGGTGGAAGTGAGGGACGTCAACGATCACGCGCCGCGCTTCCCCCGGACCCAGATCCCCGTGGAGGTGTCCGAGGGCGCGGCAGTGGGCACGCGCATCCCTCTGGAGGTGCCGGTGGACGAGGACGTGGGCGCCAACGGGCTGCAGAGCGTGCGGTTGGCCGAGCCACACAGCCCCTTCCGAGTGGAACTGCAGACCCGCGCTGACGGCGCCCAGTGCGCCGACCTGGTGCTGCTGCAGGAACTGGACCGCGAGAGTCAGGCCGCCTACAACCTGGAGCTGGTAGCCCAGGACGGCGGCCGCCCGCCGCGCTCCGCCACGACCGCCCTCAGCGTGCGTGTGCTGGACGCCAATGACCACAGCCCGGCCTTCCCGCAGGGCGCGGTGGCCGAGGTGGAGCTGGCGGAGGACGCGCCCGTGGGCTCGCTGCTGCTCGACCTGGACGCGGCGGACCCCGACGAGGGTCCCAACGGCGAAGTGGTGTTCGCTTTCGGAGCCCGCACCCCCCAGGAGGCGCGCCGCCTCTTCCGCCTGGACCCGCGGTCTGGACGCCTCACCCTGGCCGGACCCGTGGACTACGAGCGCCAGGACACCTATGAGCTGGACGTGCGGGCGCAGGACCGCGGCCCCGGGCCCCGCGCCGCCACCTGCAAGGTCATCGTGCGCATCCGCGACGTCAATGACAACGCCCCGGACATCGCCATCACCCCGCTGGCCGCCCCTGGCGCACCTGCTGTCTCGCCGTTTGCAGCCGCCGCCGCGGCCTCTGCCGTTGCTCTTGGAGGAGCAGACGCGACCTCGTCGACCGCACCAGGGACGCCAGAGGCCGGCGCCATCTCTCTGGTGCCAGAGGGGGCAACGCGCGAGAGTCTGGTGGCTCTGGTCAGCACCTCGGACAGGGACTCGGGCGCCAACGGGCAGGTGCGCTGCGCCCTCTACGGGCACGAACACTTCCGGCTGCAGCCGGCCTACGCGGGCAGTTACCTGGTGGTGACCGCCGCATCCCTGGACCGCGAGCGCATCGCTGAGTACAACCTGACCCTGGTGGCTGAGGACCGCGGCGCACCCCCGCTGCGCACCGTGCGGCCCTACACCGTGCGCGTGAGCGACGAAAACGACAACGCGCCGCTCTTCACGCGCCCGGTCTACGAGGTGTCAGTGCGTGAGAACAACCCTCCCGGTGCCTACTTGGCCACCGTGACCGCCCGGGATCCGGACTTAGGTCGCAACGGCCAGGTCACCTACCGGCTGCTGGAGGCTGAGGTGGGCCGCGCCGGAGGTGCCGTGTCCACCTACGTCTCGGTGGACCCGGCAACCGGAGCTATCTACGCGCTGCGCAGCTTCGACTATGAGACGCTGCGCCAGCTCGACGTGCGCATCCAGGCGAGTGACGGCGGCTCCCCTCAGCTCTCCAGCAGCACCCTGGTGCAAGTGCGGGTGCTAGACCAGAACGACCACACACCGGTCCTGGTGCACCCGGCACCGGCCAACGGCTCCCTGGAAGTGGCGGTTCCCGGGCGCACGGCGAGGGACACGGCGGTGGCGCGCGTGCAGGCCCGGGATGCAGACGAGGGAGCCAATGGGGAGCTGGCATTCGACCTGCTGCAGCAGGAGCCGCGAGAGGCCTTCGCTATCGGCCGCCGCACGGGGGAGATCGTGCTCACCGGCGACCTCTCGCAGGAGCCACCAGGTCGCGTGTTCCGGGCGCTGCTGGTCGTAACCGACGGCGGCCGTCCGCCGCTCTCCAATACCGCCACCGTCAGCTTTGTGGTGACAGCAGGCGGCGGGCGCGGGCTTGTGGCGCCCGCCAATGCCGGGAGCCCGGAGCGCTCTCGCCCGCCCGGCTCGCGGCTCGCGGCATCGGGGCCGACGCTACAGTGGGACACTCCGCTGATCGTCATCATCGTGCTGGCTGGGAGCTGCACGCTGCTGCTGGCCGCCATCATCGCCATCGCCACCACCTGCAACCGCCGCAAGAAGGAGGTGCGCAAAGGGGGGACCCTCCGGGAAGAGCGGCccggggcggcgggcggcggagCCTCGGCTCCCGGCTCCCCGGAGGAGGCCGCCAGGGGAGCCGGGCCCAGGCCCAACATGTTCGACGTGCTCACCTTCCCTGGCAGCGGCAAAGCGCCATTTGGCAGCCCCGCGGCCGACCCGCCCCCGCCCGCGGTCGCCGCGGCCGAAGTGCCGGGCTCGGAGGGCGGCAGCGCCACCGGGGAAAGCTCCTGTCACTTCGAGGGGCAGCAGCGGCTCCGCGGCGCGCACGCCGAG CCCTACGGTGCGTCTCCGGGCTTCGGAAAGGAGCCGGCGCCCCCTGTGTCGGTCTGGAAAGGACACTCTTTCAACACCATCTCCGGGCGAGAAGCCGAGAAATTCAGTGGCAAAGACAGTGGTAAAGGGGACAGTGATTTCAACGACAGCGATTCTGACATCAGCGGGGACCCTCTGAAGAAGGATCTCATCAGCCACATGCAGAGTG GACTGTGGGCGTGCACTGCTGAGTGTAAGATTCTGGGTCACTCTGACCGCTGCTGGAGCCCGTCGTGCGGAGGGCCCAACACGCATCCCTCTCCTCACCCACCAGCGCAGATGTCAACCTTCTGTAAGAGCACGTCCCTGCCTCGGGATCCTCTGCGCAGGGACAATTATTACCAGGCCCAGTTGCCGAAGACAGTGGGGTTGCAGAGCGTCTATGAGAAAGTGCTACACAGAGACTATGACAGGACAGTCACTCTGCTCTCCCCTCCTCGCCCAGGGAGGCTCCCTGACTTGCAGGAGATTGGGGTACCCCTCTATCAGTCCCCCCCTGGCAGGTATTTGTCCCCAAAGAAGGAAGCCAATGAAAATGTGTAA